The following are encoded in a window of Amaranthus tricolor cultivar Red isolate AtriRed21 chromosome 2, ASM2621246v1, whole genome shotgun sequence genomic DNA:
- the LOC130805231 gene encoding uncharacterized protein LOC130805231 isoform X2 produces MKFQRGSRVEVLSDKDSLGAWRCAEIVEDTGDGYRIRYHRGAGIAKGSVKKVSAKAIRPCPGRVAALKNLGVGDVVEVLDDGSWRVSVIQEDMGDDYYYIGVIGSLDEFRVKNSSIRVRQEWKEDKWIPNQKSYWDLAPGIRKKSYVQPQGNSLKRSSPDHGVTCESLVKNVKKQKVVHKDVVLEAIRDSYSFIGEVDNSASQKRIQCKDDVQPTTKESFRHVNLTATIDVVVKYLCSMKGASCKAIHAGR; encoded by the exons atgaaatttCAGAGAGGAAGCAGGGTAGAGGTGTTATCTGACAAAGATTCTTTAGGTGCTTGGCGATGTGCGGAAATCGTGGAAGATACTGGAGATGGTTACAGAATTAGATATCATCGCGGTGCAGGCATTGCTAAAGGCAGTGTTAAGAAGGTTTCTGCAAAAGCAATCAGGCCTTGTCCTGGACGAGTGGCGGCTTTAAAAAATTTGGGTGTTGGAGATGTTGTGGAAGTTTTAGATGATGGGTCTTGGAGGGTTTCTGTTATTCAAGAGGACATGGGAGATGATTATTATTACATTGGTGTAATTGGATCCTTGGATGAGTTTAGAGTGAAAAACTCTAGTATCAGGGTACGACAAGAATGGAAAGAGGACAAGTGGATTCCGAACCAGAAG AGTTATTGGGATTTGGCACCTGGGATTCGTAAGAAGTCTTATGTGCAACCACAAGGTAATTCATTGAAGAGGTCATCCCCTGATCATGGAGTAACTTGTGAATCTTTGGTGAAGAATGTCAAGAAACAAAAAGTAGTGCATAAAGATGTAGTGCTTGAGGCTATCCGTGACAGCTATTCTTTTATTGGAGAAGTAGATAACTCCGCTAGCCAAAAGAGAATTCAGTGTAAAGATGATGTGCAACCTACTACTAAG GAGTCGTTCAGACATGTAAACCTTACTGCCACAATTGATGTAGTGGTTAAATACCTCTGTTCTATGAAAGGGGCATCATGTAAGGCAATTCATGCTGGACGCTGA
- the LOC130805231 gene encoding uncharacterized protein LOC130805231 isoform X1, whose translation MKFQRGSRVEVLSDKDSLGAWRCAEIVEDTGDGYRIRYHRGAGIAKGSVKKVSAKAIRPCPGRVAALKNLGVGDVVEVLDDGSWRVSVIQEDMGDDYYYIGVIGSLDEFRVKNSSIRVRQEWKEDKWIPNQKSYWDLAPGIRKKSYVQPQGNSLKRSSPDHGVTCESLVKNVKKQKVVHKDVVLEAIRDSYSFIGEVDNSASQKRIQCKDDVQPTTKVSIKFNNNGSDNSSPLLMRTFDDDCASTVSSVASCSVANAISDRLVSNSSASCSKDSESLSSDAQSHGYMGVEDDVCDSQLKCNDALRAHELDLHNYRSILHSLYVSGPLSWPQEIALTNLRMRLCVSNDEHLVELRRLRSIGDLGLKCH comes from the exons atgaaatttCAGAGAGGAAGCAGGGTAGAGGTGTTATCTGACAAAGATTCTTTAGGTGCTTGGCGATGTGCGGAAATCGTGGAAGATACTGGAGATGGTTACAGAATTAGATATCATCGCGGTGCAGGCATTGCTAAAGGCAGTGTTAAGAAGGTTTCTGCAAAAGCAATCAGGCCTTGTCCTGGACGAGTGGCGGCTTTAAAAAATTTGGGTGTTGGAGATGTTGTGGAAGTTTTAGATGATGGGTCTTGGAGGGTTTCTGTTATTCAAGAGGACATGGGAGATGATTATTATTACATTGGTGTAATTGGATCCTTGGATGAGTTTAGAGTGAAAAACTCTAGTATCAGGGTACGACAAGAATGGAAAGAGGACAAGTGGATTCCGAACCAGAAG AGTTATTGGGATTTGGCACCTGGGATTCGTAAGAAGTCTTATGTGCAACCACAAGGTAATTCATTGAAGAGGTCATCCCCTGATCATGGAGTAACTTGTGAATCTTTGGTGAAGAATGTCAAGAAACAAAAAGTAGTGCATAAAGATGTAGTGCTTGAGGCTATCCGTGACAGCTATTCTTTTATTGGAGAAGTAGATAACTCCGCTAGCCAAAAGAGAATTCAGTGTAAAGATGATGTGCAACCTACTACTAAGGTAtccattaaatttaataataatggaaGTGATAATAGTTCCCCATTATTGATGAGAACCTTTGATGATGATTGTGCTAGTACAGTGTCATCTGTTGCTAGCTGTAGCGTTGCTAATGCAATTTCTGATAGGTTGGTTAGTAATTCTTCTGCTAGTTGTAGCAAGGATAGTGAGTCGCTTTCTAGTGATGCTCAGTCACATGGTTATATGGGAGTGGAGGATGATGTGTGTGATAGTCAATTAAAATGTAATGATGCATTAAGAGCACATGAGTTAGATTTACATAATTATCGTAGTATTCTACATTCTTTGTATGTGTCTGGTCCTTTAAGTTGGCCACAAGAGATTGCACTCACAAATCTCCGTATGAGGCTTTGTGTTTCAAATGATGAACATTTAGTGGAGCTTAGGAGGTTAAGATCTATTGGAGATCTAGGTTTGAAATGTCATTAA
- the LOC130805231 gene encoding uncharacterized protein LOC130805231 isoform X3, which produces MKFQRGSRVEVLSDKDSLGAWRCAEIVEDTGDGYRIRYHRGAGIAKGSVKKVSAKAIRPCPGRVAALKNLGVGDVVEVLDDGSWRVSVIQEDMGDDYYYIGVIGSLDEFRVKNSSIRVRQEWKEDKWIPNQKSYWDLAPGIRKKSYVQPQGNSLKRSSPDHGVTCESLVKNVKKQKVVHKDVVLEAIRDSYSFIGEVDNSASQKRIQCKDDVQPTTKLNG; this is translated from the exons atgaaatttCAGAGAGGAAGCAGGGTAGAGGTGTTATCTGACAAAGATTCTTTAGGTGCTTGGCGATGTGCGGAAATCGTGGAAGATACTGGAGATGGTTACAGAATTAGATATCATCGCGGTGCAGGCATTGCTAAAGGCAGTGTTAAGAAGGTTTCTGCAAAAGCAATCAGGCCTTGTCCTGGACGAGTGGCGGCTTTAAAAAATTTGGGTGTTGGAGATGTTGTGGAAGTTTTAGATGATGGGTCTTGGAGGGTTTCTGTTATTCAAGAGGACATGGGAGATGATTATTATTACATTGGTGTAATTGGATCCTTGGATGAGTTTAGAGTGAAAAACTCTAGTATCAGGGTACGACAAGAATGGAAAGAGGACAAGTGGATTCCGAACCAGAAG AGTTATTGGGATTTGGCACCTGGGATTCGTAAGAAGTCTTATGTGCAACCACAAGGTAATTCATTGAAGAGGTCATCCCCTGATCATGGAGTAACTTGTGAATCTTTGGTGAAGAATGTCAAGAAACAAAAAGTAGTGCATAAAGATGTAGTGCTTGAGGCTATCCGTGACAGCTATTCTTTTATTGGAGAAGTAGATAACTCCGCTAGCCAAAAGAGAATTCAGTGTAAAGATGATGTGCAACCTACTACTAAG TTGAATGGATAG